In Pelomonas sp. SE-A7, one genomic interval encodes:
- a CDS encoding DUF4845 domain-containing protein: MLQRQYGRRQRGISLVGLLFWGIFLACAGVITAKVVPTVMEYYTIQKAVDKIASGNPATVPAARAEFDRIKQVEYSIQSISGADLEITKENEKVRISFAYNREIDLFGPAFLLLKYEGRSR, encoded by the coding sequence ATGCTGCAGCGTCAATACGGTCGTCGTCAGCGAGGCATCAGCCTGGTCGGCCTGCTGTTCTGGGGCATCTTCCTGGCCTGTGCTGGGGTGATCACCGCCAAGGTCGTTCCTACGGTGATGGAGTACTACACGATCCAGAAGGCCGTGGACAAGATCGCCTCTGGCAATCCGGCCACCGTGCCGGCAGCACGTGCCGAATTTGATCGCATCAAGCAGGTGGAGTATTCGATTCAGAGCATCAGTGGTGCCGACCTGGAAATCACCAAGGAAAACGAGAAGGTCCGCATCAGCTTCGCGTACAACCGCGAGATCGACCTGTTCGGTCCGGCTTTCCTGCTGCTCAAGTACGAAGGCCGCTCGCGCTGA
- the lepB gene encoding signal peptidase I has translation MTALTGLLYGALIVYVGGWLAGQWTANFALLLLLLTSVTGLYWLAERFHFKPVREKAANTLLASDAQRRESLAAQGIQRVDGDIEGARQAILRQPWWLDWTAGLFPVILMVFLLRSFLVEPFKIPSGSMVPTLLVGDLILVNKFHYGIRLPVINKKIISNHEVQRGDVMVFRFPEDPSVDYIKRVAAIPGDEVSYLNQRLYINGQPVPVESKPDYYDEDSMVYRQHFAETFGDKTHDVLVNPQRSSVFHPDRRDGPFPFQDNCKYSFEGVTCKVPAGYYYMLGDNRDNSRDSRYWGFVPDENIVGKAFFVWMNFGNLKRIGSFH, from the coding sequence ATGACTGCACTGACCGGACTTCTCTACGGCGCTCTGATCGTCTACGTGGGAGGCTGGCTGGCCGGCCAGTGGACCGCCAATTTCGCCCTGCTGCTGCTGCTATTGACCTCGGTGACAGGCCTGTACTGGCTGGCCGAGCGCTTCCATTTCAAGCCGGTCCGCGAGAAGGCAGCCAACACCCTGCTGGCCAGTGACGCACAGCGACGTGAGTCGCTGGCGGCGCAAGGCATCCAGCGCGTGGACGGCGACATCGAGGGAGCGCGCCAGGCCATCCTGCGCCAACCCTGGTGGCTGGACTGGACCGCCGGCCTGTTCCCGGTGATCCTGATGGTGTTCCTGCTGCGCTCCTTCCTGGTCGAGCCGTTCAAGATCCCCTCGGGCTCCATGGTTCCCACGCTGCTGGTTGGCGACCTGATCCTGGTGAACAAGTTCCACTACGGCATCCGCCTGCCGGTGATCAACAAGAAGATCATCTCCAACCATGAGGTGCAGCGTGGCGACGTGATGGTGTTCCGCTTTCCGGAGGATCCCAGCGTCGACTACATCAAGCGTGTGGCTGCGATTCCCGGCGACGAGGTCAGCTACCTGAACCAGCGCCTGTACATCAATGGCCAGCCGGTCCCGGTCGAGAGCAAGCCCGACTACTACGACGAAGACAGCATGGTCTACCGCCAGCACTTCGCGGAGACCTTCGGCGACAAGACGCACGACGTGCTGGTCAATCCGCAGCGCAGCTCGGTCTTCCATCCCGATCGCCGCGACGGTCCTTTCCCGTTCCAGGACAACTGCAAGTACAGCTTCGAAGGTGTGACCTGCAAGGTGCCGGCCGGCTATTACTACATGCTGGGCGACAACCGTGACAATTCGCGCGATTCACGCTACTGGGGATTCGTGCCCGATGAGAACATCGTCGGCAAAGCCTTCTTCGTCTGGATGAATTTCGGTAATCTCAAGCGCATTGGCAGCTTCCACTGA
- the lepA gene encoding translation elongation factor 4, whose amino-acid sequence MNHIRNFSIIAHIDHGKSTLADRIIQRCGGLSDREMEAQVLDSMDIERERGITIKAQTAALQYKARDGQVYNLNLIDTPGHVDFSYEVSRSLSACEGALLVVDSSQGVEAQTVANCYTALDLGVEVVPVLNKMDLPNADPDNAKAEIEDVIGIDADDAIPCSAKTGMGIDEILEAVIARMPPPKGEVEAPLRAMIIDSWYDAYVGVVMLVRVVDGTLKKGERIRMMATDAVYPADNLGVFTPKSESREQLNAGEVGFIIAGIKELAAAKVGDTITLEKKLPNNLGPAESALPGFKEIQPQVFAGLYPTEASEYDQLRDALEKLKLNDSSLRFEPEVSQALGFGFRCGFLGLLHMEIVQERLEREFDQDLITTAPSVVYEVVAGDGEVFEVENPSKMPEQSKIAEIREPIVTVHLYMPQDYVGPVMTLANQKRGVQMNMAYHGRQVMLTYEIPLAEIVLDFFDKLKSVSRGYASMDYEFKEYRASDVVKVDMLINGDRIDALSIIVHRSQSQYRGRQVAAKMREIIPRQMYDVAIQAAIGANIISRENIKALRKNVLAKCYGGDITRKRKLLEKQKAGKKRMKQIGSVEVPQEAFLAILQVED is encoded by the coding sequence ATGAACCACATCCGCAATTTCTCCATCATCGCCCACATCGACCACGGCAAGAGCACGCTGGCGGACCGGATCATCCAGCGCTGCGGCGGCCTCTCGGATCGGGAAATGGAGGCGCAGGTGCTGGACTCGATGGACATCGAGCGCGAGCGCGGCATCACCATCAAGGCGCAGACGGCGGCGCTGCAATACAAGGCAAGGGACGGCCAGGTCTACAACCTGAACCTGATCGACACGCCCGGGCATGTGGACTTCTCCTATGAAGTTTCGCGCTCGCTGTCGGCGTGCGAAGGTGCGCTGCTGGTGGTGGACTCAAGCCAAGGCGTCGAAGCCCAGACTGTCGCGAATTGCTACACCGCCTTGGACCTGGGCGTCGAAGTGGTGCCGGTGCTGAACAAGATGGACCTGCCCAATGCAGATCCGGACAACGCCAAGGCCGAGATCGAGGATGTGATCGGCATTGACGCCGACGACGCCATCCCCTGCAGCGCCAAGACCGGCATGGGCATCGACGAGATCCTCGAGGCCGTGATCGCCCGCATGCCGCCGCCCAAGGGCGAGGTCGAGGCACCGTTGCGCGCAATGATCATCGACTCCTGGTACGACGCCTATGTGGGCGTGGTGATGCTGGTGCGCGTGGTCGACGGCACGCTCAAGAAGGGCGAGCGCATCCGCATGATGGCAACCGACGCCGTCTATCCGGCCGACAACCTGGGCGTGTTCACTCCCAAGTCCGAGTCGCGCGAGCAGCTGAATGCGGGCGAGGTGGGCTTCATCATCGCCGGCATCAAGGAACTGGCGGCCGCCAAGGTCGGTGACACCATCACGCTGGAAAAGAAGCTTCCGAACAACCTGGGCCCGGCCGAATCGGCGCTGCCCGGCTTCAAGGAAATCCAGCCGCAAGTCTTCGCCGGCTTGTATCCGACCGAGGCCAGCGAGTACGACCAGCTTCGCGACGCGCTGGAGAAGCTCAAGCTGAACGACAGCTCGCTGCGTTTCGAGCCCGAGGTTTCGCAGGCGCTGGGCTTCGGCTTCCGCTGTGGCTTCCTGGGTCTGCTGCACATGGAAATCGTGCAGGAGCGGCTGGAACGGGAGTTTGATCAGGACTTGATCACGACCGCGCCCAGTGTGGTCTACGAGGTCGTGGCCGGCGACGGCGAGGTCTTTGAGGTGGAGAACCCCTCGAAGATGCCGGAGCAGAGCAAGATTGCCGAGATCCGCGAACCCATCGTCACGGTTCACCTCTACATGCCGCAGGACTATGTGGGCCCAGTGATGACGCTGGCCAACCAGAAGCGCGGCGTGCAGATGAACATGGCCTACCACGGGCGCCAGGTCATGCTGACTTACGAGATCCCGCTGGCCGAGATCGTGCTGGACTTCTTCGACAAGCTGAAGAGTGTTTCGCGTGGCTATGCCTCCATGGACTACGAGTTCAAGGAGTACCGCGCTTCGGACGTGGTCAAAGTCGACATGCTGATCAACGGCGACCGCATCGACGCCCTGTCCATCATCGTCCACCGCTCGCAGAGCCAGTACCGCGGTCGCCAGGTGGCGGCCAAGATGCGTGAGATCATCCCGCGCCAGATGTACGACGTGGCCATCCAGGCCGCCATCGGCGCCAACATCATCTCGCGCGAGAACATCAAGGCCTTGCGCAAGAACGTGCTGGCAAAATGCTACGGCGGCGACATCACGCGCAAGCGCAAGCTGCTCGAAAAGCAGAAGGCCGGCAAGAAGCGGATGAAGCAGATCGGCTCCGTCGAGGTGCCGCAAGAGGCCTTTCTGGCCATCCTCCAAGTGGAAGATTGA
- a CDS encoding DegQ family serine endoprotease, with translation MKTSDLAPRSDSKHPLVALLSVASLALALAGAPAPSHAQRGELPDFTELVEKAGPSVVNIRTSERLKPNAADSEMNEQMQEFLKRFGIPAPNQRRGNPRGGEEDLPQRRGVGSGFILSADGYVMTNAHVVDGADEVMVTLTDKREFKAKLIGADRRTDVAVLKIEAGGLPALKIGDASKLKVGQWVMAIGSPFGFENTVTAGIVSAKARETGDFLPLIQTDVAINPGNSGGPLLNLRGEVIGINSQIYSQSGGFMGISFAIPIDEAVRVADQLRAGGKVKRGMMGLLPVDVSKDVAEAIGLGSKAQGALVSSVVAGSAAEKAGIEGGDVITKFDGKAIERAIDLRRIAAATKPGSKVSVQVFRRGAHKELSIVLAEASDDEPAKTEASPDSAGGNSLGLSVGEIGESQKKELKLRSGVRVEAAEGPAARAGLRAGDLILSVDNAEIGSVKQFQAQLAKLDKAKVVSMVVRRGDAVNIVLVKPEKR, from the coding sequence ATGAAGACTTCCGACCTCGCTCCCCGTTCTGACTCCAAGCACCCTCTGGTTGCGCTGCTTTCCGTCGCTTCCCTGGCTCTGGCGCTGGCTGGCGCTCCGGCTCCAAGTCATGCGCAGCGAGGCGAATTGCCTGACTTCACGGAGCTGGTCGAGAAGGCGGGCCCGTCGGTGGTCAACATTCGGACCTCCGAGCGCCTGAAGCCCAATGCGGCTGATTCCGAGATGAATGAGCAGATGCAGGAGTTCCTGAAGCGCTTCGGCATTCCTGCGCCCAACCAGCGGCGCGGCAATCCCCGAGGTGGCGAAGAGGACCTGCCTCAGCGCCGCGGCGTCGGCTCGGGATTCATCCTCAGTGCCGACGGCTACGTCATGACCAATGCCCATGTGGTCGATGGCGCTGACGAAGTGATGGTCACGCTGACCGACAAGCGCGAGTTCAAGGCCAAGCTGATTGGCGCGGATAGGCGCACCGACGTCGCCGTCCTCAAGATCGAGGCCGGCGGACTGCCGGCCCTCAAGATCGGCGACGCCAGCAAGCTCAAGGTCGGCCAATGGGTGATGGCCATCGGTTCGCCCTTCGGCTTCGAGAACACGGTGACGGCCGGCATCGTCAGTGCCAAGGCACGTGAGACCGGCGACTTCCTGCCGCTGATCCAGACCGACGTGGCCATCAATCCGGGCAATTCGGGCGGCCCCCTGCTCAATCTGCGCGGCGAGGTCATAGGCATCAATTCGCAGATCTACAGCCAGAGCGGCGGCTTCATGGGCATCTCCTTTGCCATCCCCATCGACGAGGCGGTCCGGGTCGCCGACCAACTGCGTGCCGGTGGAAAGGTCAAGCGCGGCATGATGGGACTGTTGCCGGTGGACGTGAGCAAGGATGTCGCCGAGGCCATCGGCCTGGGCAGCAAGGCCCAAGGCGCCCTGGTCAGCAGCGTGGTGGCCGGCAGTGCTGCCGAGAAGGCCGGCATCGAGGGTGGCGACGTCATCACCAAGTTCGACGGCAAGGCGATTGAGCGTGCGATCGACCTGCGCCGAATTGCGGCAGCCACCAAGCCGGGTAGCAAGGTGTCGGTTCAGGTCTTCCGTCGAGGAGCCCATAAGGAGTTGTCTATCGTGTTGGCCGAAGCCAGCGACGATGAGCCAGCGAAGACCGAAGCCTCGCCTGATTCCGCGGGGGGGAACTCGCTGGGTCTGAGTGTGGGTGAGATCGGCGAAAGCCAGAAGAAGGAACTGAAGCTGCGCTCGGGTGTCCGCGTCGAAGCCGCTGAAGGACCCGCCGCACGCGCCGGTTTGCGTGCTGGCGACCTGATTCTCTCGGTCGATAACGCTGAAATCGGCAGCGTCAAACAGTTCCAGGCCCAATTGGCCAAGCTGGACAAGGCCAAGGTGGTCAGCATGGTGGTGCGTCGGGGCGATGCCGTAAACATCGTGCTGGTCAAGCCGGAAAAGCGCTGA
- the fabF gene encoding beta-ketoacyl-ACP synthase II has protein sequence MSRRRVVITGLGLISPVGNTVAEGWTNILAGQSGIDRISRFDASAFACQFAGEVKGFDVSAYMSSKEARTMDTFIHFGLAAAIQAVQDAGLPTNDQLTEEQAERIGVLVGSGIGGLPMIEETHAELVNRGPRRVSPFFVPASIINMISGHVSIKYGFQGPNLAIVTACTTGLHAIGEAGRLIEYGDADVMIAGGAESTVSPLGIGGFAAARALSTRNDDPKTASRPWDKDRDGFVLGEGAGVLVLEEYEHAKKRGAKIYAELAGFGMGADAYHMTAPNVDGPKRSMRAALRNAGLNPDQVQYMNAHGTSTPLGDVNETNAIKLAFGDHAKKMVVSSTKSMTGHLLGGAGGIESVFTTLAVHNQIAPPTINIFNQDPECDLDYCANTAREMKIEYAAKNNFGFGGTNGTLIFKRV, from the coding sequence ATGAGCCGTCGTCGCGTCGTCATCACCGGTCTCGGCCTGATCAGCCCCGTGGGCAACACGGTGGCCGAAGGCTGGACCAACATCCTGGCCGGTCAGTCCGGCATTGACCGCATCAGCCGTTTTGACGCCAGTGCCTTCGCCTGCCAGTTCGCGGGCGAGGTCAAGGGCTTCGATGTCAGTGCCTACATGTCCAGCAAGGAAGCTCGGACGATGGACACTTTCATCCACTTTGGGCTGGCAGCGGCCATCCAGGCGGTGCAGGACGCGGGCCTCCCGACGAACGATCAGTTGACGGAAGAGCAGGCCGAGCGCATCGGCGTGCTGGTGGGCTCCGGCATCGGCGGCCTGCCGATGATCGAAGAAACGCATGCCGAACTGGTGAACCGCGGCCCGCGCCGCGTGTCGCCGTTCTTCGTGCCGGCTTCGATCATCAACATGATTTCCGGCCATGTCTCGATCAAGTACGGCTTCCAAGGCCCGAACCTTGCCATCGTGACGGCCTGCACGACCGGCCTGCACGCCATTGGCGAAGCGGGGCGGTTGATCGAATACGGCGACGCCGACGTGATGATCGCCGGCGGTGCCGAGTCGACCGTGTCGCCGCTGGGCATTGGCGGCTTTGCCGCGGCCCGCGCGCTGTCGACCCGCAACGACGACCCCAAGACCGCGTCCCGTCCCTGGGACAAGGACCGCGACGGCTTCGTGCTGGGCGAGGGCGCTGGCGTGCTGGTGCTCGAGGAGTACGAGCATGCCAAGAAGCGCGGCGCCAAGATCTACGCTGAGCTGGCTGGCTTCGGCATGGGCGCCGACGCGTATCACATGACGGCTCCCAACGTGGATGGTCCCAAGCGCTCTATGCGCGCGGCCCTGCGCAATGCCGGCCTCAATCCGGACCAGGTCCAGTACATGAACGCCCATGGCACCTCCACGCCGCTGGGCGACGTGAACGAGACCAACGCGATCAAGCTGGCCTTTGGCGACCACGCCAAGAAGATGGTGGTCAGCTCGACCAAGTCCATGACCGGCCATCTGCTGGGCGGCGCTGGCGGCATCGAGTCGGTGTTCACCACGCTGGCCGTGCACAACCAGATCGCCCCGCCGACGATCAATATCTTCAACCAGGATCCCGAGTGCGACCTGGACTACTGCGCCAACACCGCGCGGGAGATGAAGATCGAGTACGCCGCCAAGAACAACTTTGGCTTCGGCGGTACTAACGGCACGCTGATCTTCAAGCGCGTCTGA
- the acpP gene encoding acyl carrier protein, with protein MSDIEARVKKIIAEQLGVPEADVTNEKAFVADLGADSLDTVELVMALEDEFGIEIPDEEAEKITTVQLAIDYAQKAQKA; from the coding sequence ATGAGCGATATCGAAGCACGTGTCAAGAAAATCATCGCCGAGCAACTCGGCGTGCCCGAAGCCGATGTGACCAATGAAAAGGCCTTCGTGGCCGACCTGGGCGCCGATTCTCTGGACACCGTGGAACTGGTGATGGCCCTGGAAGACGAGTTCGGCATCGAGATCCCGGACGAAGAGGCCGAGAAGATCACCACCGTCCAGCTGGCGATCGACTACGCCCAGAAGGCCCAGAAGGCCTGA
- the fabG gene encoding 3-oxoacyl-ACP reductase FabG has product MSENKQVALVTGASRGIGRSIALTLAERGYVVIGTATSESGAAGISEALAPLGGRGIVLNVNDAAAVDAAIDEIVKTQGGLQILINNAGITRDTLAMRMKDEDWDAVADTNLKAVFRMCRAVMRTMMKQRYGRIISITSVVGASGNAGQANYAAAKAGVAGMTRSLARELGSRGITVNCVAPGFIATDMTEVLPEAQKAALLAQIPVGRLGEPKEIADAVAFLASPAAGYITGTELHVNGGMFMN; this is encoded by the coding sequence ATGAGTGAGAACAAGCAAGTTGCCCTGGTGACCGGGGCCAGCCGCGGAATCGGTCGTTCCATCGCGCTGACCTTGGCGGAGCGCGGCTATGTCGTGATCGGCACGGCCACCAGCGAATCCGGCGCCGCTGGTATCAGCGAAGCGCTGGCGCCCTTGGGCGGCCGAGGCATCGTGCTGAACGTCAATGACGCAGCGGCGGTCGATGCCGCCATCGACGAGATCGTCAAGACGCAGGGCGGCCTGCAGATCCTGATCAACAACGCCGGCATCACGCGCGACACCCTGGCCATGCGCATGAAGGACGAGGACTGGGATGCGGTGGCCGACACCAATCTCAAGGCCGTGTTCCGCATGTGCCGCGCCGTGATGCGCACGATGATGAAGCAGCGCTACGGCCGCATCATCAGCATCACCTCCGTGGTGGGGGCTTCCGGCAATGCCGGCCAGGCCAACTACGCCGCCGCCAAGGCCGGCGTGGCCGGCATGACCCGCTCGCTGGCCCGCGAACTGGGTAGCCGCGGCATCACCGTCAACTGTGTCGCGCCCGGCTTCATCGCCACCGACATGACCGAGGTCCTGCCCGAGGCCCAGAAGGCCGCGCTGCTGGCGCAGATTCCGGTTGGTCGCCTGGGCGAGCCCAAGGAGATTGCCGATGCCGTGGCCTTCCTGGCCTCGCCGGCGGCCGGCTATATCACCGGCACCGAACTGCATGTCAATGGAGGCATGTTCATGAACTGA
- the fabD gene encoding ACP S-malonyltransferase: MTTAFAFVFPGQGSQAVGMLDAWGDHPEVARTLAEASSALGEDMAALIKAGPKEQLDLTTNTQPVMLTAGIACYRAWIAETGLVPAAAAGHSLGEYTALVASGALSLAEALPLVRFRAQAMQEAVPVGTGAMYAILGLDGEAVRAGCAQAAAESGEVVEAVNFNDPKQTVIAGSKAGAEKAAEVLKAAGAKRALPLSVSAPFHSSLMKPAAERLREKLAATSFAAQAFPIVNNIDVTVTDSADALRDALYRQAFGPVRWVEVIQALKARGLSHIIECGPGKVLSGMVKRIDGELQSTTVLDPASLAEAKALLA, encoded by the coding sequence ATGACAACCGCATTCGCATTCGTGTTCCCCGGCCAGGGCTCTCAAGCCGTGGGCATGCTGGACGCCTGGGGCGACCATCCCGAGGTGGCCCGCACGTTGGCCGAGGCCTCAAGCGCGCTGGGCGAGGACATGGCCGCGCTGATCAAGGCCGGCCCCAAGGAACAACTGGACCTGACGACCAATACCCAGCCGGTCATGCTGACCGCGGGCATCGCCTGCTACCGCGCCTGGATCGCCGAGACCGGCCTGGTGCCGGCCGCTGCGGCCGGCCATTCGCTGGGTGAATACACGGCCTTGGTCGCATCGGGTGCACTGAGCCTGGCCGAGGCGCTGCCGCTGGTGCGCTTCCGTGCGCAGGCCATGCAGGAAGCTGTGCCGGTTGGCACCGGTGCGATGTACGCCATCCTGGGCCTGGACGGCGAAGCCGTTCGCGCTGGCTGTGCTCAGGCCGCGGCCGAAAGTGGCGAAGTGGTCGAGGCCGTGAACTTCAACGACCCCAAGCAGACCGTGATCGCCGGCAGCAAGGCTGGCGCCGAGAAGGCTGCAGAGGTGCTGAAAGCTGCAGGCGCCAAGCGCGCGTTGCCGCTGTCGGTGTCGGCTCCCTTCCATTCCAGCCTGATGAAGCCAGCCGCCGAGCGGCTGCGCGAGAAGCTGGCCGCGACCAGTTTCGCGGCCCAGGCCTTCCCCATCGTCAACAACATCGACGTGACCGTGACGGACTCGGCTGACGCCCTGCGCGACGCGCTGTACCGCCAGGCTTTCGGTCCGGTTCGCTGGGTCGAGGTGATCCAGGCACTGAAGGCGCGAGGCCTGAGCCACATCATCGAATGCGGCCCGGGCAAGGTGCTGTCGGGCATGGTCAAGCGCATCGACGGCGAGCTGCAGAGCACCACGGTGCTGGATCCGGCCTCGCTGGCCGAGGCCAAGGCCTTGCTGGCCTGA
- a CDS encoding beta-ketoacyl-ACP synthase III, translating to MNSALPRYSRVLGTGSYLPPNRVTNTDLAQRLAADGIETSDEWIIERTGIRARHFAAPEVTSSDLALPAAKAALEAAGLQAGEIDLIIVATSTPDMVFPSTACLLQQKLGIAGCAAFDVQAVCSGFVYAMTVADSMIKSGAASKALVIGAEVFSRILDFKDRTTCVLFGDGAGAVVLGASDKPGILATELHADGRHVDILCVPGQVAGGAVTGHPFLKMDGQGVFKLAVGVLEKVARSVLEKAGKQDGDIDWLIPHQANIRIMQGTAKKLKLPMDKLIVTVDEHGNTSAASIPLALDAAVRSGKIKAGDTVMLEGVGGGFTWGAVLLDL from the coding sequence ATGAATTCAGCTCTTCCCCGCTATTCCCGTGTACTCGGCACGGGTAGCTACCTGCCCCCCAATCGCGTCACCAACACCGACCTGGCCCAGCGCCTGGCGGCTGACGGCATCGAGACTTCGGATGAATGGATCATCGAGCGCACCGGTATCCGCGCTCGCCATTTCGCTGCGCCCGAGGTCACGTCCAGTGACTTGGCCCTGCCTGCAGCCAAGGCTGCATTGGAGGCTGCCGGCCTTCAGGCCGGCGAGATCGACCTGATCATCGTCGCGACTTCGACGCCCGACATGGTCTTCCCCTCGACAGCCTGCCTGTTGCAGCAAAAGCTGGGCATCGCCGGCTGCGCTGCCTTTGACGTGCAGGCGGTCTGCTCGGGCTTCGTCTACGCGATGACCGTGGCCGACTCGATGATCAAGAGCGGCGCGGCCAGCAAGGCGCTCGTCATCGGCGCCGAAGTGTTCTCCCGCATCCTGGACTTCAAGGACCGCACCACCTGCGTGCTGTTCGGCGACGGCGCCGGTGCCGTGGTGCTCGGCGCCAGCGACAAGCCCGGCATCCTCGCCACCGAGCTTCATGCCGATGGCCGCCATGTGGACATCCTTTGCGTCCCCGGCCAGGTGGCCGGCGGCGCGGTGACCGGTCATCCGTTCCTGAAGATGGATGGGCAGGGCGTCTTCAAGCTGGCGGTCGGCGTGCTCGAGAAGGTGGCGCGCTCGGTGCTGGAGAAGGCCGGCAAGCAGGACGGCGACATCGACTGGCTGATTCCGCACCAAGCCAATATCCGCATCATGCAGGGCACGGCCAAGAAGCTGAAGCTGCCGATGGACAAGCTGATCGTCACCGTGGACGAGCATGGCAACACCTCCGCGGCCTCGATTCCGCTGGCGCTGGATGCTGCCGTGCGCAGCGGCAAGATCAAGGCCGGTGACACGGTGATGCTGGAAGGCGTGGGCGGCGGCTTCACCTGGGGCGCCGTGCTGCTGGACCTCTGA
- the plsX gene encoding phosphate acyltransferase PlsX: protein MVDKSGVVRLSVDCMGGDHGPSITLPACKAFLARHPEAELLLVGKPEALAEAAQWPRCRIVAASEVVEMDDPVEVAMRRKRDSSMRVAIGQVKPGEGGQAAAQACVSAGNTGALMAVSRYLLKTMDGIDRPALATVMPNQKGGFTTVLDLGANVDCEAEHLLQFAIMGSALVQAVDGKADPSVGLLNVGEEQIKGSETIKRAGEMLRAVAAAGQLNFHGNVEGNDIFKGTADIVVCDGFVGNVALKTAEGLASMLVGFIKQEFTGSLYGKLAAVVALPVLNRLKARVDHRRYSGAALLGLRGLVFKAHGSADAFAFETALNRAYDAARNRLLDRVHDRVVDTMQACPKPAANDDAGDKAAPSAHPA from the coding sequence ATGGTGGATAAGAGCGGCGTCGTGCGCCTGTCGGTCGACTGCATGGGCGGCGACCATGGTCCTTCGATCACGCTGCCGGCTTGCAAGGCCTTCCTGGCGCGTCATCCCGAGGCCGAGTTGCTGCTGGTGGGCAAGCCCGAGGCTTTGGCCGAGGCGGCCCAATGGCCGCGCTGCCGCATCGTCGCGGCCAGCGAAGTGGTCGAGATGGACGACCCGGTCGAAGTGGCGATGCGCCGCAAGCGCGATTCCTCGATGCGCGTGGCCATCGGCCAGGTCAAGCCGGGTGAGGGTGGTCAGGCGGCAGCGCAGGCCTGTGTCTCGGCCGGCAACACCGGTGCCTTGATGGCGGTCTCCCGCTATCTGCTCAAGACCATGGACGGCATTGACCGTCCGGCGCTGGCCACGGTGATGCCCAACCAGAAGGGCGGGTTCACGACCGTGCTGGACCTGGGTGCCAACGTCGATTGCGAAGCTGAGCACTTGCTGCAGTTCGCCATCATGGGCTCGGCTCTGGTGCAGGCGGTGGACGGCAAGGCCGATCCCAGCGTCGGCCTGCTCAATGTCGGCGAGGAGCAGATCAAGGGCAGCGAGACCATCAAGCGCGCCGGCGAGATGCTACGTGCGGTCGCCGCGGCCGGCCAACTCAACTTCCACGGCAACGTGGAAGGCAATGACATCTTCAAGGGCACGGCCGACATCGTCGTCTGCGATGGCTTCGTCGGCAACGTGGCGCTCAAGACCGCCGAAGGCCTGGCCTCGATGCTGGTCGGCTTCATCAAGCAGGAATTCACCGGCAGCCTGTACGGCAAGCTGGCGGCCGTCGTGGCACTGCCGGTGCTGAACCGGCTGAAGGCTCGCGTGGATCACCGTCGCTACAGCGGCGCGGCGCTGCTGGGCCTGCGCGGCCTGGTGTTCAAGGCCCATGGTTCGGCCGATGCCTTCGCCTTCGAGACGGCGCTGAACAGGGCTTATGATGCGGCCCGCAACCGGCTCCTGGACCGGGTTCACGATCGCGTGGTCGACACAATGCAGGCCTGCCCCAAGCCGGCGGCCAACGACGACGCAGGAGACAAGGCGGCCCCGTCCGCCCACCCCGCATGA
- the rpmF gene encoding 50S ribosomal protein L32 → MAVQQNKKSPSKRGMHRSHNALVNPGTAIEPTTGEVHLRHHISPNGFYRGRKVLKTKADAA, encoded by the coding sequence ATGGCCGTTCAGCAAAACAAGAAGTCGCCTTCCAAGCGTGGCATGCACCGCTCGCACAATGCCCTGGTGAACCCGGGCACCGCGATCGAGCCGACCACCGGCGAAGTGCATCTGCGTCACCACATCAGCCCCAATGGTTTCTATCGCGGCCGCAAGGTCCTGAAGACCAAGGCTGACGCCGCCTGA
- a CDS encoding DUF177 domain-containing protein, producing the protein MKKKERVFDPRKLDVAAFAQDAGSLQGEWPATSLGRMAEMAAPEAPAEQWPPVRWSAEGELHEPRGGESQVWLHLKIDASAALTCQRCLKPVTEALALEHSFRFAKDEATAAELDANSDEDVLELSRSFDLAELIEDEILLALPLVPRHDSCPQPLAVPASVDEEIEEERPNPFAALAALKKGGGTQ; encoded by the coding sequence ATGAAGAAGAAAGAACGCGTATTCGATCCCCGCAAGCTCGACGTGGCTGCCTTCGCGCAGGACGCGGGGAGTCTGCAAGGCGAATGGCCGGCCACCAGCCTGGGACGTATGGCCGAGATGGCCGCGCCCGAGGCGCCGGCCGAGCAATGGCCGCCGGTTCGCTGGTCCGCCGAGGGCGAATTGCATGAGCCGCGCGGCGGCGAGTCGCAGGTCTGGCTGCATCTCAAGATCGACGCCAGCGCCGCACTGACCTGCCAGCGCTGCCTCAAGCCGGTGACCGAAGCCCTGGCGCTGGAGCACAGCTTCCGTTTCGCCAAGGACGAGGCCACGGCTGCCGAGCTGGACGCCAACAGCGATGAAGACGTGCTGGAGTTGTCGCGCAGCTTCGATCTGGCCGAACTGATCGAGGACGAGATCCTGCTGGCACTGCCGCTGGTGCCGCGCCACGACAGCTGCCCTCAGCCCTTGGCCGTACCCGCCTCGGTCGACGAGGAGATCGAAGAGGAGCGTCCCAACCCCTTTGCCGCGCTGGCCGCGCTGAAGAAGGGCGGCGGAACCCAGTAG